Genomic window (Trichomycterus rosablanca isolate fTriRos1 chromosome 16, fTriRos1.hap1, whole genome shotgun sequence):
TGTCCAGGTATGTTTCCACCTTACACTCAGTGTTTTCTCATGGCATCACGAAGAACCAAAGTGAGCACAGGCACAATGTAACTGAATACTTAAAAGATGGATTTCTGTGGTGACATACAAATAGTATGGTAGGGTTGATTTGAACAATTTGTTTTTGTCTGACAAGAGTGGAACCCACTTGTTGTGCATTCTAAGACGCTGTTATTGGAGTCACCACAGCCTTACTGTCCGTTCAAATAAATCTGGTTATTCTCTAAACTATCATGTAAACAAGGCATTTATGCCTGCAGAATTGTACATGGAATGTACATGGAAAAGCAACATCCTTTAAATAGTGCTTTTTCAAATGTCCCAACAAACAACATTGATTTTATAGCGAGTGCTTAGTTTGATACGTATCTTATTTAATTGTGCTAATTAATGTCTTCACTGCAAGGAGGTACAGAACTTAAACTATGACAAAGATTGTCATTTACTGTGAAACAAAACAGATACAGTAAAAAATTGCTAAGTCATTCTTTCTTAACCTTTTAATGTTCTAATCCATACACCTTATCTCCTGCTTTTCAATCCTTAACTGCTGATACTGTCAGTGCAAGAATGTATAATTTTCAGAAAAAAATGTCAGTTCATTTGAACCATAAACTTGCCACCCCTTTTACAGGGATAAAGAACTGTAAATCATATTTGAATTGATTGTCAATCAGTGGGTAAATACATCAAGATGAGAGAATGACTTGGCCAGTGTAAAGGATTGCAAACATACTGGTTTTATAGCTTagatctttaaaaaatgaattcCACATTATTGTATAATAAATGGTATTGCTGCACATATTGTGTTTTTGGCATCCCTATGGTTGTGAATATTGACCAGTGTCTAGTCCATTTGACTGTATCGTTTTGTCTTTGtacagtgggacagtggtagcccactttgtagagctttgggctatcaatcaaaaggttgtaaGTTCCAATTCTGACTCTGCCATACAGCCACAGTCCTTAAATAAACAACATGTTGAACTCCAAACAGACAGTAAAATGGAGCTTTTTTATATTTCAAACATAGACCCATTGACCTTTTAATatagtgtgcaaaaagtcaagaagTCTCAATTCAATACTTttctgaattttataaattatattaaacaagCACATACACCTAACTCCTCGTTTCATAGTTGTGAATATttcatacatatacataaaaagAGATTGCTAGAGggattttatgtgtgtgtgtgtgtgtgtgtgtgtgcatgcacaaAAAAAAGGGACATCAGTACAATACATTTGGTGGTTTTGTGCTTTGTACCAATGGCTTAAATGACAACTGAGCTTGGGTTTTCTTTGGAAATAAAGGCCAATGTGCAATACCAAGGTAAAAGAATTGTTAAATAAGTGACCAGGGGTTGAAAGTACATCAACAcaaatggttaaaattaagtCCTCTCTCACAAAAACAAATTAGAACATGGCTGCTGTCAAAACACAGCAAACAGCTGGCCACTAATATAAAggcaaataagaaaaaaaatataaggGAGACTTGGACTGAATTACATAagcaattttatttaattgtttcaatGCTTCTCACTTTTATTGTCACTGAATGCAAAACCAAAGGTTAATATGGAGAAGCTAATAAATGGCATGTACTGTATTTGTGTTGTTGGAGAAAACCAGTGCAAACGTGGGGTAAACACTTCATGTCACACTTCAGGCAAAACTATTTGCTGTTCCAGGTGTCTTGCTATTATATTATGTATAGCAATGGTATTCAAACTGTTTATTTGCAGTTAATTAGTCAGTCTACAATTATGGAATGACAGGAAGAAGTGTGAGCACTTCTAAATgccatacagtggggccaaaaagtatttagtcagccactgattgtgcaagttctcctacttagaaagatgagagaggtctgtaattttcatcataggtacacttcaactatgagagacaaaatgagaaaaaaaaaatccaggaaatcacattgtaggatttttaaagaacttctttgtaaattatggtggaaaataagtatttggtcaataacaaaagttcaactcaatactttgtaacataacctttgttggcaatgacagaggtcaaacgtttcctgtaagtcttcaccaggtttggacacactgtagctggtattttggcccattcctccatgcagatctcctctagagcagtgatgttttggggctgtcgctgggcaacacggactttcaacttcctccacaaattttctatggggttgagatctggagactggctaggccactccaggaccttgaaatgctttttacggagccactccttcgttgcccgagcggtgtgtttgggatcattgtcatgctggaagacccagccacgttccatcttcaatgctctcactgatggaaggaggttttggcttaaaatctcacgatacatggccccgttcattctttgcttaacacggatcagtcgtcctctcccctttgcagaaaaacagccccaaagcatgatgtttccacccccatgcttcacagtaggtatggtgttcttgggatgcaactcagcattcttcttcatccaaacacgacgagttgagtttttaccaaaaagttcatgATATTTTCCCAATCCtgttctggatcatccatatgctctctggcaaacttcagacgggcctggacatgtactggcttaagcagggggacacgcctggcactgcaggatttgagtccctctcggcgtagtgtgttactgatggtagcctttgttagtttggtcccagctctctgcaggtcattcatcaggtccctccgtgtagttctgggatttttgctcactgttctcatgatcattttgaccccacgggatgagatcttgacccgaagggagattatcaattgtcttgtatgtcttccattttcttacaattgctcccacagttgatttattcacaccaacctgcttgcctattgtagattcactcttcccagcctggtgcaggtctacaattttcttcctggtgtcctttgacagctctttggtcttggccatggttgagtttggagtctgactgtttgaggctgtggacaggtgtcttttatacagataacgaggtcaaacaagtgccattaatacaggtaacgagtggaggacagaagagcttcttaaagaagaagttacaggtctgtgagagccagaaatcttgcttgtttgtgggtgaccaaatacttatttttcatactaattttctcattttgtctctcacagttgaagtgtacctatgatgaaaattacagacctctctcatctttctaagtaggagaacttgcacaatcagtggctgactaaatactttttggccccactgtatatatagtcttGTTGCAAGGTGGTGAAGCAGGTCTTGTTGGTGCTACACAGTTCAGGTCCATGTgattaaaatatactttttggttagtacttttactcataaaaacatgccagtaggtgaacTATCTGCTCTTAATTGCCATTggggtgtgtgatgccctgtgatggcctggcaccctgtccaaggAATATTCAAACCTGTTTTTACACAGGCTTCTGTATAGAAGTGCAACAGGAAGGCAATCTTATACATTCATGACGGTATAGTATTTAACCATTTCTTACTCAAACTAtgaacaaattaaaaatgtcaCATTTGTCCTTAAATATTGTCTATCCTAAGTGGGAATAGGCATAAATGGCCCTTAAAATACAATGTATTCTAATAGTTATGcagtctgaaacatttaaaagtgacaaattagcaaaaacAATAAATTGGGATGGGGAATTTTTAGTGGTATGTggcaaaaaattattaaaattttgaATAACAGCAAAACACTGTCATTTTACTGAAGTTTTTGGCATCTTTTGGCACTAGGATGTACTGTAAATTACAAACTGTAAATTGGAATCCACTAACTTACTGTAAGaattttacagtatataactACAAAACGTCACAGAAATAACTAAAATCTCAAGTCTATCACTGTTGTTTTTGTTACTTACAGTGCACGCGCGTGTCCATGCTTACACTTTTTACACAATTGTGTTTTACACACAATTTACACAGTTGACTTTTGTATCTATAAATGTGGACAAAATGTACGTAACAAGTGTAATGATTAAGTTTGAGACAACACAAATTATAATCATTAGTATTTTGTTGCAAAGCTGATGTTGGGAACTGCGGCTTCGACACGTCTATGACTTCAATTAGTCAAACTAGTGGTTGTGAGCGTGCATGCGCATTTATACGGGAGCGTGTACGTGAGCGTGAGTGGAGGAAagtaatgaatgagtgtgtgtgtgtgtgtgtgtgtgtgtgtgtgtgtgtgtgtgtgtgtgtgcaagagaGAGCGAGACAGAGCTCGAGCTCTGATTGGTAAACTGCGTTTCTCTCTCGCGCACCTTCTGAGAGGTCGTTCACAGGCGCGCGCACACAGTGGATTTTTTACTAGCGCACTTATCTGCAACATCATTAGCTGAAGATGGTTGGATCTCTGTTTAAATCCATTTGGGGATCAAAAAATGGACTTATTCTATTCTTCACTCCGTTTCTTCTCCTCCCGTTGCCTCTGGTTGTTGGAACTACGGTATGACAAACTTTTTTACTGTTTAATTAAGTTGTGAAAGTGGCACAGTTCAGTGACAGCACCGTACATTGTACTTAGACCAACTCTGGGTTGTGTCAGTTAAAACGTTTAAGCATTAAACTTTAAATAACAGAGGTTTGTACAGTGCAGTGAACATTTAAGGAGAAAAATGCTCAAGCTGGTGACTCTGTGACTCTTACCTGACTGACTTTTGACCTGTTAAATAAGAAGCAGCTGAAAGTTGTAGCTTGTGAACACTGCACTGCTGTGAGTTTTGGTTTGGTAAGTGCACAGACGGTGTGAGGACTGCGTGAAGCTGGCTCAAACATTTCTCTGTTTCTCTTAggctctaacacacacacacacacacacacacacacacacacacacacacacacacacacacacacaatgccccCTGCAGCCCCCTTGTTGTCTTTACGCTTTGTGTCTTAAAGAAACGCGGATTCTATACCAAATGGTGGGAACACAGAGAGCTTCTCGTACTTAGTCCTTTCATTTCAgcttctaaaacattcctgtcaTATCagcaactgatgggaacactgatgtGATCTAACATTAAGCAAAGTTAGCTAGTGCAATATGTATATAATTTCACATCACTATATTGGAGGGGACATTTTGGACATATTTGAATATTGGAGGGGACAGGCCTCCCGTAATATATTGTGGCGCtggcgagcaggaaggatagcgtcagggccgcgaaCAAGCTGCCtctggcagttcattcagtgatTTAGGGACAGAcatccattcatacacacatacattcatacaacagacaaacatataagctacttacccaaccctcaccgcagccaccccactcccaacaacgggatacacggctacggtgagcttagacaccactgccgcaaggctttctgggtaaagcctgtgccgacgCTACAATATATTGTGACTATTGCATTGTGCAAAGAGCACATGGACTGGCCTAGGAATGCAAATTTTACCAATTTCCTTTGAACGATAATGGACTGTCATTAGTCACTGGGTAAATCATTATTTACATGCTTATAGCatcttattaaaatataaacagataAAGCAGATAAGCAGAGTTTTATCTTCATACTGGGGCATGaagcaaaatatccacatactCTCATGTAAACAATTCAAGTTACACGCAGGTCAACAAGTACCAAGTTTAACATACAGTCACACTCCATACTGACACTAAACTTATTCTCAGCAGCCAAGTCTCATTTGTAAAATGGCCCTGAATCCATTCAAATGTTAAGATCACCAAACatcaaaattcattcattcactgtgtgttttaccacagctttatacATGTCATGGTCACAATGGGTCTTATTCATTGGGccaaaggcaggaaacatcctggacaggtcggcatcacagggcagatacacacacacacacacacacacacacacacacacacacacacacacacacacacacacacacttagagcaATTTGTAGTAACTcaaactggcctgactgcatgcttttggacttTGGGGGGAAAACAGAGAATCGAATTCAGATCATACCCACTGCTCCATTGTGCCATCCTCATTAAAGTATAGTTTTTAAAAAGAGAATTTGTGTTTTAAATCTTGTTATTCTTGTGGTCTTCTAATTCTCTACAGGAGGCCAGCTGTGCATATGTTATTGGGCTGATGGCAGTTTACTGGTGTACAGAGGTGCTGCCATTGGCTGTCACTGCTCTCTTACCTGCTGTGCTCTTCCCACTGTTTGGCATAATGGAGTCTAAAGATGTAAGTTTGGATACTATTTTTTATTCTAGCAAGGAATTTTAAggaattttataaatgttgaaATAACCCACTAACGGATGATAGTAATAAATGAATGCATTCTATCTAAACTAATTGTCATCAGTTATCTTTTTTAACAGAAACGcacagtttaggacttgtagctGATTTTAGGGAAATTTAGAAGGTCTTAtggaaaaatgctttttaaaaaatataaataaatgctcTATGTCTGAAGATTTATTTTAGACAACTGAAAATAATCTTTTGCTAAATAGGACGAAATGTCACTACATACCAAAAACTCTAAAGTTCCTGTGGAGGAAGCATTATGCTTTGATCATGGTCTGAAAAGCTTGCAATCACTATTGGAACAACTAATTTAAAATTCTATAATTTTTTTCAGGAGAATGTCATTGTAATAAGTCACCTAAAGTTTAATACCAGATGCATTATTTGCATGTTTAATGTGcaaattttgcaaaaaaaagtttTCCTGCAACTGTATATTTTCACATTAATTCGTGGATAAACCACTCAAGCACTGGCTTCCTTGTACCTATGCAGTTGTATGTTACATGTACTAGGTGTGTATGCAATACCTGAAGGACACAAACATGCTGTTTTTGGGTGGATTGATGGTGGCTGTGGCTGTAGAGCACTGGAACCTTCACAAACGCATTGCACTGCGAGTTCTGCTGATTGTTGGAGTCCGGCCTGCTCTGTAAGTATCACAGCATGTCTGCCATAAAGCACCTTATCTGTAGATGTTTTCATATGTATTGTGCAATACCTAGTCATCTCAGTTGAGTGTTTTGTCAACACTGTCAtcctttatcattattatcattactgctgtgtataatttttattatcattactgcTGTGTATCTATTCATAAAAGAGATGAGTGAGAATCCAGATATGTATTTGTTATGGATTTCCTGGTTGTTTCTGCACAGGCTGATGTTGGGCTTCATGAGTGTGACTGCATTCCTGTCTATGTGGATCAGTAATACTGCCACTACGGCCATGATGGTGCCCATTGTTCAGGCAGTCCTGGAGCAGCTCAACACAACTGGAGAGGAAGAACCTGTAACCATTCCCTCTATAGATAATGAGGAAAAACTGCCTGAGAAACAGGCTGATGGCCAGGGTAAGAATAATAGTATGACCTGGGCACTAAATTCTGTGATGTGTTGAGCACAACTGCACCTTTCATGCCTTTATTGAACACTTTCATTAATCATTTACAGTTCATGCTGGtagaagtatgtgaacctttgggCTTCAGTAAAATAACTGAGATTAGCACACAAGGACTAAGCTCCTTCTCAGAATGATCTTTTTTACGTAAACCATGCTTTGTTCATTGTATATTTCAGAgaaaaataattatgtaaatgCATGCAATTGATAAAGTTTATCGACATATGTACAGATCAGTGTAAAGACAAATCTTCAAACTGAAAAACTTCTTAGGAGTAATAGTGAGTTATACAGGATTCACACTACAAGCACAATGTCTAATGCTGGagtaggtttaaaaaaaaaacaagggtagcaggtgctcaggtggcacagtagtctattatgctaacccatcaccgctgagatccaggttcatatgccagcagtgctattggcccaCCGGGCttctacacagatatgattggcttaGTAGAATCTGTCTGGTGcttaataacattaaatacctaagtaaatcatcaaagtaaaacaAACACAGTTTGTGTTAAAATAGCCAAGTAAGGTCCAGATCTTAAACCAATAAAGGTGCTGTGAGATGACCTGAAGAAAgccatttattaaataaatcccAGAAATTGGATTGCAGTGCAAATTCAATTCTGCAGGGGAAACATTTAGTAGAAAGATGTTTGTCTGTTATTATAACTTGGGTAAAAATCAGACCCAAGGTGTaaaaatgtccaaactttttcttgTAATTTCATGCACTGATATTTATTATACTCTCAGCTTAGTAAGATCTTTCTATTACTTCTTTCTTGTGTGCAGTGGTTCTAAAAGGCCTCAGTTTTTCAATGGAGGCTGATGCAGTGGACAAGTCCAGGGAAGCCAAGGAGAAGTTGAGCATGTGTAAGGGAATGACACTCTGTGTCTGTTATGCTGCCAGCATTGGTGGCACAGCTACATTAACTGGCACCGGCCCCAACCTGGTCCTAACGGGACAGATGAGCGAGTAAGTCTTATACTGTTTTTACATTCTGTTTCAAATTAAAACCTTTGTAGCAGGAATTTGCCAAAATTGCTCATGTTGTGCAAAATAATTTAAGGCTTATCTGCCTCCTTAGGCTTTTTCCAGAGAATCCAGATGTTGTGAACTTTGCCTCCTGGTTTGGGTTTGCCTTCCCCAACATGGCTATCATGCTCTTTGCAGCTTGGATCTGGTTGCAGTTTGTTTTTCTTGGCTTTAAGTAAGTGTTATCACCAAATGATCTCTATTTTATTCACTATCATAAAATGTTAATGAACACTTAATGTTAATGAAACAATCTTTATTGTCTGTACTTACTGGTGTGTATTTGGCTACTTGTGAACTTAGACATGAACAGTCAGAAAGTGCTATTTAAGTATGATTATTTTCCCTCAAAACCatttacaaacaaaaataatgtaaaaaaaaaaaaaaacagaaacgtGTTGAACATTTTGcagttgtttattttaaaatgcactcagtaaacagtaaaagtcatttctttgcACTTCTtctagttaattaattaatttatttatttagctgatAATAACCATCAGAGGGTCAATGAATACCAGCTCAAGAGACTAATCTGGACAGCAGTCTGCTGTGTAAATAGCTCTAACACACTTCGAAAAGCTTTTTCTCAGTGTTTAATAAGCTGGCTGCTCGTTGACCActcttttaaagtatttttttttatgatacTTACTTTTTTTAACATTGGTGAATTTTGGCTACATTGCTCCTACCCTAATGAACTCTTCATTTACCTTTTCTGTGTAGTTTCAGGAAAACATGGGGCTGTGGCTCAGTaaagacagagaaagaaatTGCTGCATATAAAGTGATCTATGAGGAGCATCGAGGTCTCGGCCCAATGTCTTTTGGGGAGATCAGTGTTTTAACACTCTTCATTCTGCTAGTGGTGCTGTGGTTCACACGTGAGCCGGGCTTTGTGGTTGGCTGGGCAACGCACCTCTTCAACAGAGAAAAGGAGTATGAAtttacatgtcacacacacacacacacacacacacacacagagtaaatcAATTTTGTTACTCATAAACAGGGACACTCCatatgtagaaaaataaaacaaaagataaaatagaaaaagaagGCACATGCCAGATCACCAAACAGAAGTGGTGTTTGTAAACTTAAAtgtaagttttatttattttacctttaaCCCACTGGGAAAGGACCAGATTTGGCATTTATAGGTGTTGGGGAATTTGTTCTTTTGTTGTTTACATGAAATTCTTACTACTTGAACTTTGATCCAATTATACTTGACTTTATCTGGATGCTGTGGTGGGCATCAGGTAATCTTGGTAAAGCATCCTTTACTAGACACTGGTCACTACCACTCATGTATTCAACATAATGTGATGTCTTAATAAATCACCAACATCAAAataatacaaacatacataaaatagtaattcaaaattattattgattttaattaAGTAAGCACAATTCAATTGTGACAAATTAAAAGTGTGACAAATTAAAGGGGTCTTTAGGTTGACATCACTATCTGAGCTCCACAATCTACATTAGATCTTCAAATCTTCAAAAATGACAAGATATCGTGACtgaatatttttacttttagttttgTAATGATTTAAATAGGACTGCCTTTTGCAGAATATACTAATCAAGGCTACAATATTAAAATTTAGTTAGTACAAAAAATTAGTTAACTTAATTGATCACATGTTCTGTTCTGTCTAGTATTAGAACATTATTGTCTGATCCTACTGTCTTTTACTGTAATGTAAAAAAGAATCTGCcctaaacacaaaatgcttttttaagatCCATGatggtttaaaatgttgtttagaGGCAGGTCATTGTCAGATTATCTTTTTTTCTAATGTACACAATTTTGgaaagagaaaacaaaaacagctgAAAGAAATTCTGCACTAATTCggcagttttaaataaaaagaatgacAGACACATGTTAACATATTGAACATAATGTCAGAATTTATACATGTACGTAGATACTAAGCAGTCTAAGTGGGGCATAGCTACTGACATTGGGCCCTTTAAAAGAATATAGCTACTGGTCTTTCTTCAAacctcatttccagaaaagttaggTCACTCTGATGTCATCTGATGTTGTGTGACATTCAGGATGATCGGAACAAAAAGTGAAAAACACGATTactcactaaataaataaaaagccaagaaaaaaacagaacagagTGTCTCGTGTACACAGATAACCTGCCCGTGAGGCAAATATACTAGAGTTTGGTGAAATAGATGAAGAAAAAAGAATCAGAGGTTGCTCTTTAGCCTGGTGCATCAGTATTTGTATATTGTCCTATCAGAACATGTGGCGTAAATCCCTTATCTAGGTCAAATGTTGATTCATGAATCGAATTTCCAGTAGGAAGCAATTAACAAATAGTGTTTGTGTACATTGTGCTACAGTGCTCAATAATTAAGATTTCATGTTCTTATCAGTTTTAAACCAAATTGTAGTTTTTAGAAATGTATTATACTAATATTTAACCATATTTTAATATTCTTAATTATTGTGATAAGCACATTTTGCTTTTATTCTCTTTTAACATGTTACCTTTGGTATTGCTCTGAACAGGTACGTGACAGATGCAACCGTGGCAGTGTTCGTAGCTGCTCTGCTGTTTGTGCTTCCCTCTAAACCGCCTAGACTGTTTACCTGGAGGTCACAAAGCTTTGATACAAGTAAGGCAAAGGCATTTCAGCAGCTTTTATGCACCCAAGCACATACAATTATTCAAATAAGTCAAATATATTGGTAACAAATAGGCAGGTAGGAGACAGGACTACAGTAGcaattatttaatatgtttgCATGAAAGACAATTACAGTACACTGTAATTGGTAAATGCTGAGTTAGCAAagcaaaaaaactacaaaatgaataaaatgaaagTCTAAAtgagaatgtttaaaataactttGGGTAGACCTGACatgccatttatatggatacacctaaataaaatgggaatggttggtgatattaacttcctgtttgtggcacattagtatatgggagggggaaaacttttcaagatgggtggtgaccatggcggccattttgaagtcggccattttggatccaactttagttttttcaatgggaagagggtcatgtgacacatcaaacttattgagaatttcacaagaaaaacaatgctgtgcttggttttaacgtaactttattctttcatgagttatttacaagtttctgaccacttataaaatgtgttcaaagtgctgcccattgtgttggattgtcaatgcaaccctcttctcccactcttcacacactgacagcaacaccgcagaagaaatgctagcacaggcttccagtatccgtagtttcaggtgctgcacatctcgtatcttcacagcatagacaattgccttcagatgaccccaaagataaaagtctaagggggtcagatcgggagaccttgggggccattcaactggcccacgacgaccaatccactttccaggaaactgttcatctaggaatgctcggacttgacacccataatgtggtggtgcaccatcttgctggaaaaacttagggaacgtgccagcttcagtgcataaagagggaaacacatcatcatgtagcaatttcaaatatccagtggccttgaggtttccattgatgaagaatggccccactatctttgtaccccatataccacaccataccatcaatttttgtgttccaacagtcttggagggatctatccaatgtgggttagtgtcagaccaatagcggtggttttgtttgttaacttcaccattcacataaaagtttgattcatcactgaacaaaatgttctgtgtaaactgagggtcctgttccaatttttgttttgcccattctgcaaattcagtgcgccgatctgggtcatcctcgttgagatgctgcagcagctggagtttgtaagggtgccatttgtgagtagctaatatccgccgaagggatgttcgactgatgccactctccagtgacatgcggcgagtgctacgctgtgggctcttgctgaatgaagctaggacagccactgatgtttcttcattagtgacagttttcatgcgtccacattttggcaaatccaacactgaaccagtttcacgaaacttg
Coding sequences:
- the slc13a5a gene encoding solute carrier family 13 member 5a, producing the protein MVGSLFKSIWGSKNGLILFFTPFLLLPLPLVVGTTEASCAYVIGLMAVYWCTEVLPLAVTALLPAVLFPLFGIMESKDVCMQYLKDTNMLFLGGLMVAVAVEHWNLHKRIALRVLLIVGVRPALLMLGFMSVTAFLSMWISNTATTAMMVPIVQAVLEQLNTTGEEEPVTIPSIDNEEKLPEKQADGQVVLKGLSFSMEADAVDKSREAKEKLSMCKGMTLCVCYAASIGGTATLTGTGPNLVLTGQMSELFPENPDVVNFASWFGFAFPNMAIMLFAAWIWLQFVFLGFNFRKTWGCGSVKTEKEIAAYKVIYEEHRGLGPMSFGEISVLTLFILLVVLWFTREPGFVVGWATHLFNREKEYVTDATVAVFVAALLFVLPSKPPRLFTWRSQSFDTIPQTDSEPRTALLTWQVVQKKMPWSIILLLGGGFALAKGSEDSGLSSWLGSQMTPLQTIPPWAIAIIVCLMIATFTECASNVATATLFLPILASMSQSIGVNPLYVMIPCTLSASFAFMLPVATPPNAIVFSYGYLKVSDMARTGIVMNIIGIMCITLAINSWGKIIFSLDSFPTWANVTEV